A window of the Tropheryma whipplei str. Twist genome harbors these coding sequences:
- the nadD gene encoding nicotinate-nucleotide adenylyltransferase: MTSTPKTDRGARIGVMGGTFDPIHHGHLVVASEVASRFCLDEVIFVPTGRPPHKKEVSDPWHRYLMAVIATASNQRFSVSKIDIERTGPTFTVDTLRELREQLPSSDLFFITGTDALARIFSWKDADTLWSLAHFVAVSRPGHEVVDIPNDRISFLEVPAMAISSSNCRERVRSGLPIWYLVPEGVVQYIAKHGLYRSLYG, encoded by the coding sequence ATGACAAGCACACCAAAGACTGATAGGGGAGCCCGGATAGGTGTTATGGGTGGAACGTTTGATCCCATACATCACGGTCACCTTGTTGTTGCCAGTGAAGTGGCCAGTAGGTTTTGTCTTGATGAGGTAATATTCGTCCCGACCGGTCGTCCGCCACATAAGAAGGAAGTATCTGACCCCTGGCACCGTTATCTAATGGCAGTTATTGCTACTGCCTCAAATCAACGTTTTTCTGTTAGCAAGATTGATATAGAAAGAACTGGACCCACTTTTACAGTTGATACCTTGAGAGAGTTACGTGAACAACTGCCATCATCAGACCTATTCTTTATAACCGGAACAGATGCCCTCGCCAGGATTTTTTCCTGGAAAGACGCTGATACACTTTGGTCTCTTGCGCATTTTGTAGCCGTTAGCCGCCCGGGGCATGAAGTTGTGGATATTCCGAATGACAGGATAAGCTTCCTAGAAGTGCCCGCCATGGCGATTTCATCTTCTAATTGTCGTGAGAGGGTCAGATCCGGATTGCCAATTTGGTACCTTGTTCCTGAAGGGGTCGTCCAGTACATAGCAAAACACGGTTTGTATAGGAGCTTGTATGGATGA
- the obgE gene encoding GTPase ObgE translates to MSGITLPEFVDCVTVEFSAGRGGNGCASVRREKYKPLAGPDGGSGGHGGSIFLKADTSERTLISFRRKGHYSASNGAHGLSRLRNGARGKDLEVSVPCGTSVYDEGGRQIADLVSPGSCLQVVRGGTGGLGNAALAGYRRKTPRFALLGLPGQKRKLRLEVKSIADVALVGFPSVGKSSIISAISSAKPKIADYPFTTLHPNLGVVQSGPYRYTVADVPGLVEGASKGIGLGLNFLRHIERCSVVVHVIDCANTQQDPISGFNLIEKELSEYKVAENAIPLNKRPKVIVLNKIDVLQTKEEQDTLLYLQSVFKKLVTDVYAISAVTRSGLRQFTLRLGEICQEYPSQVQPTSQTILIPAKNTPEFSLDRTDGVYRVTGKKPEKWILQTDFSSDEAISYLAERLDRLGIEDALVRAGATCGDEVEIGGVIFTWDPSVANTSFSLSV, encoded by the coding sequence GTGTCGGGGATCACTCTCCCTGAGTTTGTCGATTGTGTAACTGTAGAATTTTCTGCTGGGCGCGGTGGTAATGGCTGCGCCTCTGTGAGGCGCGAAAAGTATAAGCCTCTTGCTGGCCCTGACGGTGGGAGTGGAGGTCACGGGGGTAGCATTTTTTTAAAGGCTGATACTTCTGAACGTACTCTTATTTCCTTTCGCCGCAAGGGCCATTACTCTGCCAGTAATGGGGCACATGGCCTGAGTAGACTGCGTAATGGTGCTCGCGGTAAGGACTTAGAAGTCTCTGTCCCCTGCGGCACATCTGTTTATGATGAAGGCGGTAGGCAAATAGCTGATCTTGTATCGCCTGGCAGTTGCCTGCAGGTCGTTCGTGGGGGCACTGGTGGCCTTGGAAATGCCGCTCTTGCAGGTTATAGGCGCAAAACCCCAAGGTTTGCCCTGTTGGGCTTGCCCGGCCAGAAGCGCAAGCTCAGGCTTGAGGTCAAATCTATTGCAGATGTTGCACTTGTTGGTTTTCCTTCGGTTGGAAAATCAAGCATAATCAGTGCAATCTCATCTGCAAAACCAAAAATTGCGGATTATCCGTTTACAACCCTCCATCCCAATCTCGGTGTTGTGCAATCTGGCCCGTACAGATACACGGTTGCTGATGTCCCAGGCCTCGTTGAAGGCGCCAGTAAGGGTATTGGTCTAGGCTTAAATTTTCTCAGACATATTGAGCGGTGTAGCGTTGTGGTCCATGTAATAGATTGCGCAAATACACAGCAAGATCCCATATCAGGTTTTAATTTAATAGAAAAAGAGTTGTCAGAATACAAAGTTGCAGAGAACGCGATTCCTCTGAACAAAAGGCCTAAAGTTATTGTTCTCAATAAAATTGATGTCTTGCAGACTAAGGAGGAGCAGGATACTTTGCTTTATCTGCAATCAGTTTTCAAGAAATTGGTCACAGATGTGTATGCAATTTCCGCCGTAACCCGTTCAGGGTTGCGACAGTTTACTCTGAGACTTGGCGAAATATGTCAGGAATACCCCTCACAAGTGCAACCGACATCACAGACCATATTGATCCCTGCAAAAAATACCCCTGAATTTTCCTTAGATAGAACGGATGGAGTGTATAGAGTGACCGGCAAGAAACCGGAAAAGTGGATTCTGCAAACTGATTTTTCAAGTGATGAAGCAATTAGTTATCTTGCAGAAAGACTAGATCGCCTGGGAATTGAAGATGCATTGGTCCGTGCCGGTGCAACTTGTGGTGATGAGGTTGAAATCGGCGGCGTAATCTTTACATGGGATCCGAGTGTTGCCAACACATCATTTTCTCTCTCTGTGTGA
- the rpmA gene encoding 50S ribosomal protein L27: MAHKKGASSSRNGRDSNAKRLGVKRFAGQVVSAGEILVRQRGTRFHPGTNVRRGDDDTLFALASGRVRFGRSGKRRAVSVDT, encoded by the coding sequence GTGGCTCATAAAAAAGGTGCCAGTTCCAGTCGGAATGGCCGTGACTCCAACGCGAAGCGTCTTGGCGTTAAGCGCTTTGCGGGTCAAGTTGTGTCCGCTGGTGAGATACTTGTTCGTCAGCGCGGTACGCGCTTTCATCCTGGCACTAATGTGCGCCGCGGGGATGATGATACCCTTTTTGCTCTCGCTTCTGGCCGGGTCAGGTTCGGCAGATCTGGAAAGCGCAGGGCTGTTAGCGTAGACACGTAG
- the rplU gene encoding 50S ribosomal protein L21: MFAVVKASGFQRLVEVGSVISIDPTNVDSGGFVHFPVLLLVDGAEVVSDPDKLRLARVSAKFLRKLRGPKVRIHKFKNKTGYHKRQGHRQGVYVFSVTSIERGD; this comes from the coding sequence GTGTTTGCTGTTGTGAAGGCTTCGGGCTTTCAGCGCTTGGTTGAGGTTGGCTCAGTTATTAGCATTGACCCAACCAATGTTGATTCTGGGGGTTTTGTCCACTTCCCGGTTCTGCTCCTGGTTGATGGTGCGGAAGTGGTTTCAGATCCGGATAAACTTCGGCTCGCGCGGGTGTCTGCGAAGTTTTTGCGTAAACTTCGTGGCCCAAAAGTGCGCATTCATAAATTTAAGAACAAAACAGGGTATCATAAGCGTCAGGGCCATCGCCAGGGGGTTTACGTTTTTAGCGTGACCTCTATAGAGCGTGGCGATTAG
- a CDS encoding Rne/Rng family ribonuclease, whose protein sequence is MFGRCMVDTGSKRASGYKVVFQAPDFSARIVSQKKRSDITPLRQSKRRASRTSPAETGILRRNTQRVMLVRGSGASDVQVGILEEGILVEYYMARGASSSLVGNIYMGRVQNVLPGMEAAFVDIGCGRNAVLYSGEAVWEGVKAQSIENTVREGSSVLVQVTKDAVANKGPRVTGQLSLAGRYLVYAPGSGGVSRRIAPSERARLQKSLKAAVEDVSSLIIRTAAVGATSEQLGNDAKMLCEAYRAIKEKSENATAPSIIYSEPDLLIRLLRDTFNNDFKELIVEGAELYERVNSYLQDVSPEMLGKVSKSSEEDLFDAYRITEQIDRSLNRKVLLPSGGSLVVDHTEAMTVIDVNTGKFVGTSSSLEQTVTDNNLEAVDEIVRQIRLRDLGGIVVIDFIDMLLQENRDLVYNRLLEALSLDRSRHKVAEITSLGLVQMTRKKLGVALEPVSELCDRCSGRGRVINPVPNKPRARKKHRLRQVNKEASDAAVRIISAMQDTAGYSDARSDTLSSRGALTPDSQVSISVGNRRRRLVTSTIDASGDPRAS, encoded by the coding sequence GTGTTTGGTAGATGCATGGTTGATACGGGATCGAAGCGAGCCAGCGGTTATAAAGTTGTGTTTCAAGCTCCTGACTTTTCAGCGCGTATTGTCTCGCAAAAAAAACGGAGCGATATCACGCCTCTCCGTCAATCAAAACGTAGGGCGTCGAGAACTTCCCCCGCTGAAACAGGAATTTTACGGCGTAACACGCAGCGTGTTATGTTGGTTCGCGGCTCTGGCGCCTCAGATGTGCAAGTTGGCATCCTAGAGGAGGGCATCCTTGTTGAGTACTACATGGCTCGTGGTGCTTCAAGTTCTCTTGTAGGGAATATATATATGGGCAGAGTGCAGAATGTCTTGCCCGGAATGGAAGCTGCTTTTGTTGATATCGGCTGTGGCCGTAATGCCGTTTTGTATTCTGGCGAAGCTGTTTGGGAGGGCGTTAAGGCTCAGAGTATCGAAAATACCGTTAGAGAAGGCTCCTCGGTCCTTGTTCAAGTAACGAAGGATGCGGTTGCTAACAAGGGCCCAAGGGTTACTGGACAACTATCTCTCGCGGGTCGTTACTTGGTTTATGCCCCGGGTTCGGGCGGTGTAAGTCGTCGTATTGCACCATCCGAGCGCGCGCGCCTTCAGAAATCTCTGAAGGCAGCTGTGGAAGATGTCTCAAGTCTCATAATACGCACAGCAGCCGTTGGCGCAACAAGTGAACAGCTTGGTAATGATGCAAAGATGCTATGCGAAGCCTACAGGGCTATAAAGGAAAAGTCAGAAAACGCCACTGCCCCTTCAATAATCTATTCAGAGCCCGATCTCCTAATCAGGCTGCTTAGAGATACGTTCAATAACGACTTTAAAGAATTAATTGTTGAAGGTGCTGAACTCTATGAGCGGGTAAATTCCTATTTACAAGACGTATCACCGGAAATGCTGGGTAAAGTAAGTAAAAGTTCCGAAGAAGACTTGTTTGATGCATATCGCATAACGGAGCAAATAGATAGATCGTTGAACAGAAAGGTGCTTCTTCCATCTGGTGGGTCCCTCGTGGTTGATCATACCGAGGCAATGACCGTTATAGACGTTAACACCGGTAAATTTGTCGGAACGAGTAGCAGCCTAGAGCAAACCGTTACCGACAACAATCTAGAAGCGGTTGACGAAATAGTGCGACAGATTAGACTCAGGGACCTCGGTGGAATAGTTGTTATTGACTTTATTGACATGCTTTTACAAGAGAATCGCGATCTTGTTTATAACAGGCTATTGGAGGCCTTATCTCTTGATAGATCTCGTCACAAAGTTGCCGAGATAACGAGTTTGGGTCTTGTTCAAATGACCCGCAAAAAACTCGGTGTTGCCTTAGAGCCTGTCAGTGAGTTGTGTGATCGCTGCTCCGGCCGTGGTAGGGTCATAAATCCAGTACCCAATAAGCCACGTGCGCGGAAAAAGCATAGACTAAGGCAGGTCAACAAGGAGGCTTCTGATGCTGCGGTGAGAATTATTTCTGCAATGCAAGACACAGCGGGTTATTCTGATGCACGCAGTGACACCCTGTCTTCACGCGGCGCCCTTACGCCAGACAGTCAGGTCTCCATTTCGGTAGGTAATCGTCGTCGTAGGCTTGTTACATCGACTATTGACGCTAGTGGCGACCCGAGGGCGTCTTAG